One genomic window of Deinococcus aetherius includes the following:
- a CDS encoding BTAD domain-containing putative transcriptional regulator → MSAATGGPEAASWSLRLLGGASLEGTSLAPWRLERKLAACLAYLALEGATHRSRLVGLLWPESPEATARNNLSQMLRKLRVATGADLITGTDVLSLHPGVEVDAALARGAFTRGQLPEGLAPEGELLGTLSYDDCPDLSDWVTAERERFLEWRAGARRHEAARLEGAGDYEGALTHARALLDLDPVSEDAWRRLMRLHYLRGDRPAALRAYQRCRETLRREFGTEPLPETAALAREIDQGAVAVSAPAVRPELPLAVLRPPHLIGREREWAQMEQAWEAGQWIYITGEPGSGKTRLAFDFAASKGDYIVFSGRPGDRVQPWSVLTRMLKINTERTPELMQHLEPWVRREMTRLNPQFAEPGEPLPPPIQGEEDLLRFRQAHMIWSLAAHEGLLCNVCDDWQFYDDSTNQQGVYMFGTSFPLGQPGGMPRILVTYRRGELPPESEAIVRNVLDTGTGILIELKPLDDVAVNRLMDDIGVPRGATTRARLWRHCGGNPHFLLETVKHLIETGQLGEKLPERLPLPEKVWSLIGRRLERLSGPALQAARAAAVLQSDFDPEQVAELLGAPLLDLLGAWEELEAAQVLSGNRFTHDLVYEAVLAGIPASARGLLHRAAARTLERSGAGAARVAEHWRQGGKPEAALPFLGRAAREAQDQYRLEEAARFHGEAANVLRDLGDEAAAARALSAQAALLALVPERLAPQL, encoded by the coding sequence ATGAGCGCGGCGACAGGGGGGCCGGAGGCGGCTTCCTGGTCCCTGCGGCTGCTGGGTGGGGCCAGCCTGGAGGGCACCTCTCTCGCGCCGTGGCGGCTGGAACGCAAATTGGCGGCGTGCCTCGCCTACCTCGCGCTGGAGGGCGCCACGCACCGCTCGCGACTGGTCGGCCTGCTGTGGCCCGAGTCTCCAGAAGCGACCGCGAGAAACAACCTCTCGCAGATGCTCCGCAAGCTGCGCGTTGCGACGGGCGCGGACCTGATCACGGGCACCGACGTGCTGTCTCTTCACCCGGGGGTGGAGGTGGACGCGGCCCTGGCCCGGGGCGCCTTCACGCGGGGCCAGCTTCCCGAGGGGCTGGCGCCGGAGGGCGAGCTGCTGGGCACCCTGAGCTACGACGACTGCCCCGACCTGAGCGACTGGGTGACGGCCGAGCGCGAGCGGTTTCTGGAGTGGCGGGCGGGGGCGCGGCGGCACGAGGCGGCCCGGCTGGAGGGCGCGGGGGACTACGAGGGGGCCCTGACCCACGCGCGGGCGCTGCTCGACCTCGACCCGGTGTCGGAGGACGCGTGGCGCCGCCTGATGAGGCTGCACTACCTGCGTGGGGACCGCCCCGCCGCCTTGAGAGCCTACCAGCGGTGCCGGGAGACGCTGCGGCGCGAGTTCGGCACCGAGCCCCTGCCCGAGACGGCCGCCCTCGCCCGCGAGATAGACCAAGGGGCGGTCGCGGTGAGCGCCCCGGCGGTGCGGCCCGAGTTACCGCTGGCTGTGCTGCGTCCCCCACACCTGATCGGCCGCGAGCGTGAGTGGGCCCAGATGGAGCAGGCGTGGGAGGCCGGGCAGTGGATTTACATCACCGGCGAGCCGGGGTCAGGCAAGACGCGGCTGGCGTTCGATTTCGCGGCCAGCAAGGGTGACTACATCGTGTTTTCGGGACGACCGGGTGACCGCGTGCAGCCGTGGTCCGTCCTGACGCGCATGTTGAAAATCAACACCGAGCGAACGCCGGAGCTGATGCAACACCTGGAGCCCTGGGTGCGCCGTGAGATGACGCGTCTCAATCCCCAGTTCGCCGAGCCCGGTGAGCCTCTCCCGCCGCCCATTCAGGGGGAAGAGGACCTCCTGCGGTTTCGCCAGGCCCACATGATCTGGTCCCTCGCCGCCCACGAAGGGCTGCTGTGCAACGTCTGCGACGACTGGCAATTTTACGACGACTCCACCAACCAGCAGGGCGTTTACATGTTCGGCACGAGTTTCCCGCTGGGGCAGCCGGGCGGGATGCCGCGCATCCTGGTCACCTACCGGCGCGGTGAGTTGCCCCCCGAGAGCGAGGCCATCGTCAGGAATGTCCTGGACACCGGCACCGGCATCCTGATCGAACTGAAGCCGCTGGACGACGTGGCGGTCAACCGGTTGATGGACGACATCGGGGTCCCGAGGGGTGCGACCACACGCGCCCGGCTGTGGCGGCACTGCGGCGGCAATCCCCACTTCCTGCTGGAGACGGTCAAGCACCTGATCGAGACCGGCCAGCTCGGCGAGAAGTTGCCCGAACGCCTCCCGCTGCCCGAGAAGGTGTGGTCCCTGATCGGCCGCCGCCTGGAGCGGCTGTCGGGCCCAGCCCTGCAAGCCGCCCGCGCCGCCGCCGTGCTGCAAAGCGACTTCGACCCCGAGCAGGTGGCCGAACTCCTCGGGGCGCCGCTGCTCGACCTGCTGGGAGCCTGGGAGGAGCTGGAGGCCGCCCAGGTGCTCAGCGGGAACCGCTTCACCCACGACCTCGTGTACGAGGCGGTGCTCGCGGGCATCCCGGCCTCGGCGCGCGGCCTGCTGCACCGGGCGGCGGCGCGGACGCTGGAGCGTTCGGGCGCGGGAGCGGCGCGCGTCGCCGAGCACTGGCGGCAGGGCGGCAAGCCCGAGGCGGCGCTGCCCTTCCTGGGGCGGGCGGCGCGCGAGGCGCAGGACCAGTACCGCCTGGAGGAGGCCGCCCGCTTTCACGGCGAGGCGGCGAACGTCTTGCGGGACCTGGGCGACGAGGCCGCCGCCGCCCGCGCCCTGAGCGCCCAGGCGGCCCTGCTCGCCCTGGTGCCCGAACGGCTCGCGCCGCAACTCTGA
- a CDS encoding SDR family oxidoreductase, protein MNPTARTSPLPLPDHPVLVVGATGSIGSQVVRALLERGAPVRVFVRSPQKVRDLPPEVERVIGTLEDREAIARALRGVHAAFYVSPHDAAEETLAQNFVSACEREGVRLVFSGVHADGKNRLSRLVMRTVFGLMMPHYKPKLRLAERVRTSRTNPVVLIPGNYFQMDEVCREELLAGRYPLPLGLVPRVDTRDVGEAAARALLDPGVPSGGYALVGPESLSGEQTAAHWSAALGRPVTYAPGLAVTDAIFDRAYGGRKALDCQKSYRMVGKVKVRTSPADLAQTTFLLGRAPRSHAEYAQETAARWQAETPPTPEVRKSAVPVGAS, encoded by the coding sequence ATGAACCCCACCGCCCGGACCAGCCCTCTGCCCCTTCCCGACCACCCCGTCCTCGTCGTCGGCGCCACCGGCTCCATCGGCTCGCAGGTCGTGCGGGCGCTGCTGGAGCGCGGCGCCCCCGTTCGAGTTTTCGTCCGCTCGCCGCAGAAAGTCCGCGATCTGCCGCCGGAGGTCGAGCGCGTGATTGGCACCCTGGAGGACCGGGAGGCCATCGCCCGGGCCCTGCGGGGCGTCCACGCCGCCTTCTACGTCTCGCCGCACGACGCCGCCGAGGAGACGCTGGCCCAGAACTTCGTCTCCGCCTGCGAGCGGGAGGGCGTGCGGTTGGTCTTCTCCGGGGTCCATGCGGATGGCAAGAATCGTCTCTCCCGCCTCGTCATGCGGACCGTGTTCGGCCTGATGATGCCGCACTACAAGCCCAAGCTGCGCCTCGCCGAGCGGGTCCGCACCTCGCGCACGAACCCGGTGGTCCTGATCCCCGGCAACTACTTCCAGATGGACGAGGTGTGCCGGGAGGAATTGCTGGCCGGGCGCTACCCCCTTCCCCTGGGCCTGGTGCCGCGCGTGGACACCCGGGACGTGGGCGAGGCGGCGGCGCGGGCGCTCCTCGACCCGGGCGTGCCGTCCGGCGGCTACGCGCTCGTCGGCCCCGAGTCGTTGAGCGGGGAGCAGACGGCGGCCCACTGGAGTGCGGCGCTGGGTCGGCCCGTGACCTACGCACCGGGCCTCGCCGTGACGGACGCCATCTTCGACCGGGCCTACGGCGGGCGCAAGGCGCTGGACTGCCAGAAGAGCTACCGGATGGTGGGCAAGGTGAAGGTGAGGACGAGCCCGGCCGACCTCGCGCAGACGACCTTCCTGCTGGGCCGCGCTCCCCGCAGTCACGCCGAGTACGCCCAGGAGACGGCGGCGCGGTGGCAGGCCGAGACGCCGCCCACCCCCGAGGTTCGGAAGTCCGCCGTCCCCGTGGGGGCGTCCTGA
- a CDS encoding cupin domain-containing protein, producing MMRAGDIHENPVTGERITVIELPSDTNGRRLIVEGVVRPGGAVAGAHVHPNIDEIFTVLRGRVGMRLGDQRLIAPLGEAIHCPAGTVHDWWNAGDEDALLRVEITPADRFLEMVTNLFGLAQDGKTNKKGMPNFLQLVVFAQEFRDVLTFVEGPPPAVMKAVTFVVAPIARLLGYRGSYPKYLERAGLRAPATPSLSAARG from the coding sequence ATGATGCGAGCAGGCGACATCCACGAAAACCCCGTGACCGGCGAGCGGATCACGGTCATTGAACTCCCGAGCGACACCAACGGACGGCGCCTGATCGTCGAGGGGGTCGTGCGGCCCGGCGGCGCGGTGGCCGGTGCCCACGTTCACCCGAATATCGACGAGATCTTTACCGTGCTGCGCGGCCGGGTCGGAATGCGGTTGGGAGATCAAAGACTTATCGCGCCCCTCGGCGAGGCCATCCATTGCCCGGCCGGAACCGTCCACGACTGGTGGAACGCGGGCGACGAGGACGCCCTGCTCCGCGTGGAGATCACGCCCGCCGACCGCTTCCTGGAGATGGTGACCAACCTCTTCGGGCTGGCGCAGGACGGCAAGACGAACAAGAAGGGGATGCCGAACTTCCTGCAACTCGTGGTGTTCGCGCAGGAGTTCCGCGACGTGCTGACCTTCGTGGAAGGGCCACCCCCGGCCGTGATGAAGGCGGTCACCTTCGTCGTCGCCCCCATCGCCCGGCTGCTGGGCTACCGGGGCAGCTACCCGAAGTACCTGGAGCGCGCGGGGTTACGTGCCCCCGCTACACCCTCCCTGTCTGCCGCACGCGGCTGA
- a CDS encoding multicopper oxidase family protein, which produces MSKARPSRTLSLACVLAALTLGVALAHGEASAPPTRAGLVEQFLARPEGTVLLSRATRGVREFTLEVHRIESEIAPGVRVEQWAFGFPGQPPSVPGPELRVRVGERVRITLVNTHDQPHTLHLHGVTSLAQEMDGVPHLSREVRPGESFTYEFVAQEAGTHAYHCHFQTNVHLDMGMYGALIVEDPDARPVWSGEHTLILDEWDSHHDPARLPYTPSYDTFLVNGKAHPLIPELSIPAGETHLVRLLNLGAQPHSLHLHGTSFLVVAKDGHDLPLPYLADTLPILPGERYDVLVKGRDGTFPWHDHNAGANTTRGEYPGGMHFDVVGSPALRADGTPAPQTTHDHGHPSSPSSSTAADSAVVAISNFEFAPEQVHIRAGGSVTWENHDSVPHHVALTVDGKEVHHELPPHGRVSVTFPQKGTFAYHCLPHPFMKGTVEVE; this is translated from the coding sequence ATGTCCAAGGCACGCCCCTCCCGCACCCTCTCCCTCGCCTGCGTACTGGCGGCCCTGACGCTCGGCGTGGCGCTCGCGCACGGGGAGGCGTCCGCCCCACCCACCCGCGCGGGCCTCGTGGAGCAGTTCCTGGCCCGGCCCGAGGGCACCGTCCTCCTCTCACGGGCCACGCGCGGCGTCCGCGAGTTCACGCTGGAGGTCCACCGCATAGAGAGTGAGATCGCCCCCGGCGTGCGGGTGGAGCAGTGGGCCTTCGGCTTTCCGGGCCAGCCGCCCAGCGTCCCCGGGCCCGAGTTGCGGGTGAGGGTCGGCGAGCGGGTGCGCATCACCCTGGTGAACACCCACGACCAGCCCCACACCCTGCACCTGCACGGCGTCACCAGCCTCGCGCAGGAGATGGACGGCGTGCCCCACCTCAGCCGCGAGGTCCGGCCCGGGGAGAGCTTCACCTACGAGTTCGTCGCCCAAGAGGCGGGCACCCACGCCTACCACTGCCACTTCCAGACGAACGTGCACCTCGACATGGGTATGTACGGGGCGCTGATCGTCGAGGACCCGGACGCGAGGCCCGTCTGGTCGGGGGAACACACCCTGATCCTCGACGAGTGGGACAGCCACCACGACCCGGCGCGGCTGCCCTACACGCCGAGCTACGACACCTTCCTCGTGAACGGGAAGGCGCACCCGCTGATTCCCGAGCTGTCCATTCCGGCGGGCGAAACGCACCTCGTCCGCCTGCTGAACCTCGGGGCACAGCCGCACAGCCTGCACCTGCACGGCACCTCCTTCCTGGTGGTCGCCAAGGACGGGCACGACCTGCCCCTGCCGTACCTCGCCGACACGCTGCCCATCCTGCCCGGCGAGCGGTACGACGTGCTGGTGAAGGGGCGCGACGGCACTTTCCCCTGGCACGACCACAACGCGGGCGCCAACACCACCCGGGGCGAGTACCCCGGCGGGATGCACTTCGACGTGGTGGGGAGCCCGGCGCTGAGGGCGGATGGGACGCCTGCGCCGCAGACCACGCACGACCACGGGCACCCGTCTTCGCCCTCGTCGAGCACGGCCGCCGACTCCGCCGTCGTCGCCATCTCGAACTTCGAGTTTGCCCCCGAGCAGGTCCACATCAGGGCGGGCGGGAGCGTCACCTGGGAGAACCACGACAGTGTGCCCCACCACGTCGCCCTGACGGTGGACGGGAAGGAGGTCCACCACGAGTTGCCACCCCACGGCCGGGTCAGCGTCACCTTCCCCCAAAAGGGCACCTTCGCGTACCACTGCCTGCCGCACCCCTTCATGAAGGGCACGGTCGAGGTGGAGTAG
- a CDS encoding carboxypeptidase-like regulatory domain-containing protein, translating into MFKSLMSRAPIAVAGLSLLPMLTLASSVTPVTAVPNTVNGRGVDERGRPVSGVKLLIEPALFSGLITTTTDAQGHYLSVELNPAVNSCTVSAYKELRYHGQRSCVCMAGDPHGDHDAFNAGSGVTRTFIWKIRGESDQPTGSGGDQT; encoded by the coding sequence ATGTTCAAGTCGTTGATGTCGCGTGCTCCCATCGCCGTCGCCGGGCTTTCCCTGTTGCCGATGTTGACCCTGGCCTCGTCCGTCACGCCCGTGACGGCGGTGCCGAACACCGTGAACGGCCGGGGGGTGGACGAACGCGGCCGCCCCGTGTCCGGCGTCAAGCTCCTGATCGAACCCGCCCTGTTCTCGGGGCTGATCACCACCACGACCGACGCCCAGGGCCACTATCTATCAGTTGAACTCAACCCGGCGGTCAATTCCTGCACCGTCTCCGCCTATAAGGAACTCAGGTACCACGGGCAGCGTTCCTGCGTTTGCATGGCTGGTGATCCCCACGGCGACCATGACGCGTTCAATGCCGGGAGCGGGGTGACCCGCACCTTCATCTGGAAGATTCGCGGCGAGTCCGATCAGCCGACCGGCTCTGGCGGGGACCAGACCTAG